One stretch of Flavobacterium sp. 9 DNA includes these proteins:
- a CDS encoding TolC family protein, whose product MKKHLSLLLFFFYLTYGYGQIEVSSSLEDAIQKAIEKSTSLKNKDLDIEKLNLQEKGVWNKYIPTVEASALYSYFDNKLTVDLPTATIPIVNYPLFDGKTAFKNYGNIFNGSVMAKTVLFSGMQIPNGAKAIAEKTKGTVFLKESEKDQIIKDVINTFDQLELLKEIDKLIQESEKRLDTETKRVTKAIEQGLAIPYDRDKIKLASLELSSKKIELDGKRKLVYKKIQYLTGYSISEIENVHYELAPYLITDEKLSTENKQEIKALESFKTAYEYLLKKEKGTYLPTLGAFGGVSYSSLFNANATTPVITGINEALYLGLNEVTISNNWVVGAAMKWEVFSGFERKHKVHEAKINIEQVQNQIDDTKEKLELLLEKNLVDYSVLTQKIDITQQQEKVAGNNLNLAIKQYKEGLINISERLEAENDSYKASVNKTTTLIDQRLAAIETIIATGDLSKKISK is encoded by the coding sequence ATGAAAAAACATTTATCTCTTTTACTTTTCTTCTTTTATCTAACTTATGGATATGGTCAAATTGAGGTTTCTTCAAGCTTAGAAGATGCGATTCAGAAGGCTATTGAAAAAAGTACTTCATTAAAAAATAAAGACTTAGATATTGAAAAACTAAATCTTCAGGAAAAAGGAGTCTGGAACAAATACATTCCAACGGTTGAAGCGAGTGCACTTTATTCTTATTTTGACAATAAACTGACTGTTGATCTTCCTACGGCTACAATACCAATTGTAAACTATCCTTTGTTTGATGGGAAAACGGCTTTTAAAAACTACGGAAATATTTTTAACGGAAGTGTGATGGCAAAAACCGTATTATTTAGCGGAATGCAAATACCAAACGGAGCAAAAGCTATTGCAGAAAAAACGAAAGGAACTGTGTTTTTAAAAGAATCAGAAAAAGACCAAATCATTAAAGATGTTATAAACACTTTTGATCAATTAGAATTACTGAAGGAGATTGATAAACTAATACAGGAAAGTGAAAAACGATTAGATACAGAAACTAAGCGCGTAACAAAAGCAATAGAACAAGGACTTGCAATACCATACGATCGCGATAAAATCAAATTGGCATCGCTGGAATTATCTTCGAAAAAGATTGAACTGGACGGAAAACGAAAATTAGTTTATAAAAAAATTCAATATTTAACAGGCTATTCAATTAGTGAAATAGAGAATGTTCATTACGAATTGGCTCCATATTTAATAACGGATGAGAAATTAAGTACCGAAAACAAACAGGAAATTAAAGCACTCGAATCGTTTAAAACCGCATATGAATATTTATTAAAAAAAGAAAAAGGAACTTATTTACCCACTTTAGGTGCTTTTGGAGGAGTTTCGTATTCCAGTTTATTCAATGCAAATGCAACAACGCCTGTTATCACGGGAATAAATGAAGCATTATATTTAGGATTAAATGAAGTAACCATAAGTAATAATTGGGTTGTTGGAGCTGCTATGAAATGGGAGGTTTTCTCTGGTTTTGAAAGAAAACACAAAGTTCACGAAGCCAAAATAAATATTGAGCAAGTACAAAACCAAATTGATGATACTAAAGAAAAACTAGAATTACTTCTTGAAAAAAACTTAGTTGATTACAGCGTTTTAACGCAAAAAATCGATATCACGCAACAGCAGGAAAAAGTGGCAGGCAATAATTTGAATCTGGCGATAAAACAATACAAGGAAGGTCTTATCAATATATCTGAGCGCCTTGAAGCCGAAAATGATTCTTATAAAGCATCAGTGAACAAAACCACGACTTTGATCGATCAGCGATTGGCTGCCATTGAAACTATAATTGCTACTGGTGATTTATCAAAAAAAATATCTAAATAA